The following proteins are encoded in a genomic region of Gossypium hirsutum isolate 1008001.06 chromosome D05, Gossypium_hirsutum_v2.1, whole genome shotgun sequence:
- the LOC107906723 gene encoding protein slowmo homolog isoform X1: MGCSVLDDLSFVMVKAYAQEHIYKHPWERVTSASWRKFADPENKRTLSHILEVDTLNRKLDPLSGKLYTTRALTIHAPGPWFVRKIIGQDICHCVESTVVDAQSKSMQLATRNVSLQKFIEVEEKIRYDPHPDNPTGWTICRQETSIRIKPLSALASMAEKVEQRCAERFMQNSVKGREVMERICKYLEAESSWMAL; the protein is encoded by the coding sequence CATTCGTGATGGTGAAAGCATATGCGCAAGAGCACATTTACAAACATCCGTGGGAGCGAGTAACTTCTGCATCTTGGCGTAAGTTCGCTGACCCTGAAAACAAGCGTACCTTGTCTCATATTCTAGAAGTTGACACATTGAATCGCAAACTCGATCCTCTCTCCGGTAAGCTTTACACTACTCGGGCTCTTACCATCCATGCTCCAGGGCCATGGTTTGTTCGCAAAATCATTGGCCAGGACATCTGCCACTGTGTTGAATCAACAGTGGTTGATGCCCAATCAAAGTCAATGCAACTTGCAACCCGTAATGTCAGTCTTCAGAAGTTTATAGAGGTAGAGGAGAAGATAAGGTATGATCCTCACCCAGATAATCCAACAGGATGGACCATTTGTCGACAGGAGACTAGCATTCGTATTAAGCCATTATCAGCTCTGGCATCCATGGCTGAGAAAGTGGAGCAACGATGTGCTGAGAGGTTTATGCAAAATAGTGTGAAGGGCAGAGAGGTTATGGAGAGGATCTGCAAGTATCTTGAAGCTGAATCTAGTTGGATGGCTCTATAA
- the LOC107906723 gene encoding protein slowmo homolog isoform X2: MVKAYAQEHIYKHPWERVTSASWRKFADPENKRTLSHILEVDTLNRKLDPLSGKLYTTRALTIHAPGPWFVRKIIGQDICHCVESTVVDAQSKSMQLATRNVSLQKFIEVEEKIRYDPHPDNPTGWTICRQETSIRIKPLSALASMAEKVEQRCAERFMQNSVKGREVMERICKYLEAESSWMAL; the protein is encoded by the coding sequence ATGGTGAAAGCATATGCGCAAGAGCACATTTACAAACATCCGTGGGAGCGAGTAACTTCTGCATCTTGGCGTAAGTTCGCTGACCCTGAAAACAAGCGTACCTTGTCTCATATTCTAGAAGTTGACACATTGAATCGCAAACTCGATCCTCTCTCCGGTAAGCTTTACACTACTCGGGCTCTTACCATCCATGCTCCAGGGCCATGGTTTGTTCGCAAAATCATTGGCCAGGACATCTGCCACTGTGTTGAATCAACAGTGGTTGATGCCCAATCAAAGTCAATGCAACTTGCAACCCGTAATGTCAGTCTTCAGAAGTTTATAGAGGTAGAGGAGAAGATAAGGTATGATCCTCACCCAGATAATCCAACAGGATGGACCATTTGTCGACAGGAGACTAGCATTCGTATTAAGCCATTATCAGCTCTGGCATCCATGGCTGAGAAAGTGGAGCAACGATGTGCTGAGAGGTTTATGCAAAATAGTGTGAAGGGCAGAGAGGTTATGGAGAGGATCTGCAAGTATCTTGAAGCTGAATCTAGTTGGATGGCTCTATAA